TGTTTAAATCCGCTTTTAATGCATCCATGAGTATTTTCTCATGATGTTTAATAGCAAGTCTTAGCTTGTTGAGAGCATCCAAGCGGAAATCGATATCTTTTGTTTGATCAGTTCGGAAAAATGCCTTCTGTTTTGTTACTAAGGCTGTCACTTTGTTCATATGAGTCCTTCTTTCACCGTGAAAATTACTATTACAATTATATCTAAAATCCTTATTAGTATCTAATTTCATGGTAGGGAATACATGGCTACTCAATATAGTTCAAGTTTCAATTTATTAACTTATACACTACTTCCTCCCACCATTTTCATCACCATAGTAAACTATCCCTTATTCTCATCTGAAACCGAAAGTTTTAACACAAGAATCCATATTAGAGAAGTTGAAGAAGATTTTTTGTGGTCGGACCGGCTCGAATTCCATTTGATTGACTTGAGTAGTTTCATGGTACAATGGAAAAAATACCGACGGAAATTGAAAGATCGAAATGGCCAGGAGTTGCCATGGCTGATGATGTTGTCGGCTGCTGACGCCAAAAGGAAAATTCTCTATAGTGAAATTTTGGCTGAATTGGAGGAATGGGCGATGAATATTGAAGAAGTTCGCGAAGCGTTAATCGAATGGGAAAACTTAAGTGCTCAAAAGAAGAACCGTGTTGAATACGAAGCTCGATTAAGGGAACTGCGTGATCAATTAAGTAATCTTCAGGGCTATCATCGCAAAGGAATAAAAGAGGGATGCAAAAACATTGCCAGGAAATTGTTGAATAAAGGATTTCCACTAACGGAAATAGCTGAATTAACAGGATTGACAGAGGATGAAATTCGGGAGTTAGGGATATAATGTAGTGCATTGCATACTTAGATCAAACAAATCAAAAAAATGAAAATTTGGTTAATTTTGATCTACCACTAACCAGACAGATTGATAAAAGGCTTAATGAGTAGCTTACAAAAATGAATCTTATAATTCTTTAACATGCTAGGATTAATCCAACAACGGATTGTTCCTAGCATTTTTATGTCCGTTTTATTAAATTTACCTAAGCAGTAGGGATTTAGTGAAAAAAATAGAATACCTGAAGGGAAAGGGGTGTTTAGTATGGCGAAAATGATTCCTGACCTAATCCCGAGTACTATCGAAAACGCTGGTGAGCGGTATTTTTACGAAAAAGCGCGTGAACTTCCCGAAACATATACTGTTTTTTATTCCTATAAATATTCTATTGATGATGACCGAACCGACCCTTATGGCCTTCGGGAAGCCGACTTTGTCATTGTTCATCCTAACTATGGCTTTGTTGTAGTGGAGGTAAAGGAGGGAGAGGTCCAGTATTCAAATGGAATCTGGCAAGAATTTAGGAGCGGTGGTTATCGGCAATTGTCAAAAGATCCTCTGAAACAAGCCCGCGATTCCATGTTTGCCATATTAAATCGATATCGAGCAGTGAGCCACGACCATGACTTTCCACTCCAGGTTCCGGTATGCACTATGTTTCCCTGACACGACTAGAAAAACAGGGATTACCCCTGAGGATTTGCATGAAGAAAGCTGTTGGACATCATCGGATATGGAGGACCTGGAAGGAAAAATTAAAGCCTTATTTGCAACTTATGATAAAAGAAATCCAATTGATGCAACGAAACAACTGATCACAAAGGTTCTATCCCCGTCATTTAAAATGTTTTCAACTCTTGATGACCAGTTCACCAGGCTCACGAATCAAGCTGCCATTATTTTAACTGAGGAACAGGTACGGATTCTCGAGGAAACAGAAGAGGACCACCGTAAAATTTTCTTTGGTGCAGCCGGCACAGGTAAAACATTCATTGGAATGAAAAAGGCACTCGACTTGGCGAACCAAGGGAAAAAGGTATTGCTCACTTGCTACAACAAGCATTTGGTAACAGTGTTTAACAAGTACGCAGCACATCAGAACATTATCAGAACAAATTTTCATGACTTTTTGTACGATACATTAAAGAACAACAGATATAGCTTTGATGATCCCGTTGATTGGAATGAGTTTTACGGAGAAACTCTGCCGAATTTAATGTATGATTTGTATACCTTAAAAGAGGAACAGGAAAAGTTTGATGCGATCATTGTAGATGAGGGCCAGGATTTTAAAGGGAATTGGTATTTATGTTTGGATCAAATGTTAAAAGAAGACGGGCATTTTTATATTTTTGCTGACCGGCATCAGAATCTGTTTGGAAATGGATTGGACTCACTTAAGGATTTTCAGATGTCGAAACACAAGCTCACGATCAATCTTAGGAATACGCAAAAAATTAACGAATGGTGCCAGCCGTTAATTGGAAATTCCAAACTGAGGTACCGACTTACAGGAGGCATGCCTGTTGAATACTTTGGCTGGAAGGATTATAAGGATGAAAAGCGGCTAGTTGAAAAAGAATTAAACAAGCTCATCAGCCAAGGACTTTCACCCCAAAAAGTTACCATCCTCTCAACCCACAGAAAAGAAAAAAGTTGCTTAAAAGAAATCTACAAAATCGGTTCTGGGGAATGGCCAATCGTCCAATTAGACCAACCGAACGAGTATGGTATAACATTCAGTACCATCCGCTCCTTTAAAGGGTTGGAATCTGATGTGGTGTTCATTATTGGGGTTAAGAAAAACAGCCCAGTTTGTACCCTAGCGGATATATATGTCGGCGGAACACGAGCGCGGTTTCTTTTGAAGATCTTTCACCATGAGGATTGGTCGATAGACGAAGTGGGAAATAATCAAGTATAGAATTGTTTTTAGAAATAGGAGGAAAAGGAATGGATTGTATTGAACAAGCGATAATATTTGCAGCAACAGCACATAGAAATCAGAACCGAAAATCCACTGAAATACCCTATATTACCCATCCCTTTGCAGTAGGAATGCTTCTGCAAAAGGCAAGATGTAATGATGAAGTGATTGCAGCAGGGATTCTTCATGACACACTAGAAGACACTTCGACTACATATGCACAATTGGAAGAACAATTCGGTACGCGGATTGCCAATCTTGTGCGGGCGGCTTCTGAACAGGACAAGAGTTTATCCTGGGAGGAACGGAAGCAGCATACAATAGATGGGTTGAAAAATGCATATTTAGAAGAAATTCAAGTTATTACAGCGGATAAATACCATAATTTGAAGTCCATTCAAACAGATTTAAACCAATTTGGCGAGGAGACATGGGGACGCTTTAAACGTGGAAGACGTGACCAGCATTGGTATTATGCTAGCATTGTAAAAGCGCTGTTACCTAGAAAAAAGAATTCAAGCTGATTGCTGAATTAGAGAAAGTAGTAAAGGAGGTTTTTGGCTCCTTAGAACTCTTCACTAAAGATGAAATTTCACTTCTATTTTCCTGCACATTCGACATTGATGAAAATATAAGCCATTCTCTTGAAAAATATGGGTTAGTTCATACCGTATCTGAATTAAAAGCAGAAGCAGATTCTATTTACCGTCATAATTACGATGGGATTGTTTCTAAATTGGCTGATCTCGAACAAAGAGGAATGTGTTTTCAGTCGAATTCAGAAGGTCCTTTTCTACTAGCATCGTACTGTATCGCCTTGCAAAAGAAAACGATGTGGTCGGACAATGAGCTTTATAAATATATGAAGATGAATCGTTCAAAATTATAATTCTTGATGAGCTGTCAGCAGGACCAGTTTTTCCTTTTCTAAAAATGGACACCAGTTTTTTAATAAAATAATAAACCTAACTAAGTCAAGTCCGATCCATGGAGGTGACCAAACTGGAAGCCATTATCTTAGCTGCCGGATATTCCAGTCGAGCAAATGCCTTTAAGATGACTTTACCACTAGGG
The DNA window shown above is from Bacillus sp. T3 and carries:
- a CDS encoding Rpn family recombination-promoting nuclease/putative transposase, giving the protein MATQYSSSFNLLTYTLLPPTIFITIVNYPLFSSETESFNTRIHIREVEEDFLWSDRLEFHLIDLSSFMVQWKKYRRKLKDRNGQELPWLMMLSAADAKRKILYSEILAELEEWAMNIEEVREALIEWENLSAQKKNRVEYEARLRELRDQLSNLQGYHRKGIKEGCKNIARKLLNKGFPLTEIAELTGLTEDEIRELGI
- a CDS encoding NERD domain-containing protein gives rise to the protein MAKMIPDLIPSTIENAGERYFYEKARELPETYTVFYSYKYSIDDDRTDPYGLREADFVIVHPNYGFVVVEVKEGEVQYSNGIWQEFRSGGYRQLSKDPLKQARDSMFAILNRYRAVSHDHDFPLQVPVCTMFP
- a CDS encoding DEAD/DEAH box helicase family protein, translated to MTFHSRFRYALCFPDTTRKTGITPEDLHEESCWTSSDMEDLEGKIKALFATYDKRNPIDATKQLITKVLSPSFKMFSTLDDQFTRLTNQAAIILTEEQVRILEETEEDHRKIFFGAAGTGKTFIGMKKALDLANQGKKVLLTCYNKHLVTVFNKYAAHQNIIRTNFHDFLYDTLKNNRYSFDDPVDWNEFYGETLPNLMYDLYTLKEEQEKFDAIIVDEGQDFKGNWYLCLDQMLKEDGHFYIFADRHQNLFGNGLDSLKDFQMSKHKLTINLRNTQKINEWCQPLIGNSKLRYRLTGGMPVEYFGWKDYKDEKRLVEKELNKLISQGLSPQKVTILSTHRKEKSCLKEIYKIGSGEWPIVQLDQPNEYGITFSTIRSFKGLESDVVFIIGVKKNSPVCTLADIYVGGTRARFLLKIFHHEDWSIDEVGNNQV
- a CDS encoding HD domain-containing protein, whose amino-acid sequence is MDCIEQAIIFAATAHRNQNRKSTEIPYITHPFAVGMLLQKARCNDEVIAAGILHDTLEDTSTTYAQLEEQFGTRIANLVRAASEQDKSLSWEERKQHTIDGLKNAYLEEIQVITADKYHNLKSIQTDLNQFGEETWGRFKRGRRDQHWYYASIVKALLPRKKNSS